GCTCCTGCAACAGAAGTACATACCCGATTTTGTTGTTTATGACGAAGTCATTGTAGAGATAAAGGCGGTGTCGGAACTTGCAAGCGAACATAAAGCCCAGTTGCTGAATTATCTCCATGCGACAAATCTGGAAGTAGGTTTGCTCGTCAATTTCGGGCACTATCCCAAGGTAGAGTATAAGCGGATGATCCTTTAAAGAATTTTGCCAACGTAACACCCGGAAAAAGGCTTTTTTTTAATTCCGCGTGTTCCGTGTGTTCCGTGGGCCCAAAAATATCATGAAAAATTACACAGTACACAAATCAGCGATAGTAGATGAAGGCGCAACCATTGGCGAAGGTTCCCGTATATGGCATTTTGCCCATGTCTGTTCCGGGGCTGTCATCGGCAAGGGGTGTTCCCTGGGACAAAACGTGTTTGTGGGCAACAAGGTGACCATTGGGAATAATGTCAAGATCCAGAACAATGTCTCGGTTTATGACAATGTCTTGCTTGAAGATGACGTCTTCTGCGGACCGTCCATGGTATTCACCAATGTGTACAATCCCCGGTCTGCCATTTCCAGAAAATCCGAATATCGCAATACATTGGTACGCAAGGGAGCTACCCTTG
The window above is part of the Desulfoplanes formicivorans genome. Proteins encoded here:
- a CDS encoding GxxExxY protein encodes the protein MLTLEKETYNILGACFQVYTTMGCGFLEAVYQECLEIEFRKRDIPFISQPVLELKYDGLLLQQKYIPDFVVYDEVIVEIKAVSELASEHKAQLLNYLHATNLEVGLLVNFGHYPKVEYKRMIL
- a CDS encoding N-acetyltransferase, with amino-acid sequence MKNYTVHKSAIVDEGATIGEGSRIWHFAHVCSGAVIGKGCSLGQNVFVGNKVTIGNNVKIQNNVSVYDNVLLEDDVFCGPSMVFTNVYNPRSAISRKSEYRNTLVRKGATLGANATIVCGVTIGKYAFIGAGAVINKHVPDFALMVGVPARQIGWMSRYGERLDLPLEGNAETTCPHTGDRYQLENGKCRILE